The sequence tactcaggcccaaaagctagaatatgcatataattggtagatttggatagaaaacacaaataatgtctgtgagtataacagaactgatatggcaggtgaaaacctgaggaaaatccatccaggaagtgccattattttgaaatgggtgtttttccattgaaagcctatccaccatataaAGGGTTATGACCCAGATTgcgttccctatggcttccactagatgtgaacagtctttagacatagtttcaggcttttattctgaaaaatgagggagaatgaccactttcaatgagtggactgtGGAAAGTCCCAGACCTGTTTGGTGCGCACGCCCTAGAGCGCACCTTTcctgtttttcttttatattgaccggttgaaatattattgattatttagatttaaaaaaacttgcggattgattataaacatcgtttgacatgtttctacgaactttactggtaCTATTTGGATTTtacgtctgcctgttgtgaccgcctttgagccaatggattactgaacaaaacgcatcaacaaaactgaggtttttggacataaagagcaactttatcaaacaaaacaaacatttattgtgtaacatggagtcttgtgagtgcaaccatatgaagatcatcaaaggtaagtgattaattttattgctatttctgactttcgtgagtaatctacttggctggaaaatgtttgtatggttGGTtgtgtgtgctgggcgctgtcctcagataatcacatggtttgctttcgccgtaaagcctttttgaaatctgacacaagcggctagattaacaagaagttaagctttattttgatgtattacacttgtgattttatgaaagttaaatatttataataatttaatttgaatttggctctctgcaatttcatcggatgttgtcgaggtgtccCGCTAGCAGCACGCCTTTCCTAAACAGGATATTTGTCTTTTTATGGATAGTTCCCAGAACTACTCCTGGTAGTCCAACATGCCCCCCGTGGTCTCAGCTAGCTAGCCCGGAGAGCAGCATCCTTCAGGACAGGCCTAGACGCAGCACATTTTCTACCTCCGTGGCAGAGTCATTCAGAGACACCTGCCCTGTGTTGAGAAGAGGGAATTGCTTAATGTTTTAGTCTGTTTATTTCTTATGAAATATGAGCACAAACAAGTGAAAGGGGTGTTGGTTGGATTAACCCACAAACTCATAATCCTTTGGAATAATATTTGATCATGTCTATACTGAGGTTATAACGCCTGTTTTGTCTTTGTCAAACTCTTGAAAGGCACTGACGAGGTCCGACTTGTGTGAAAACAACTGTTCCAGCAGGACCTTGAGGGCTGAATATTCCCGCCTTCCGCACACTGTAAGCCAGACAGGGAGAGCAGATCAAACTTTTTCCTTGTGACTTGAATAATCTAAATACTTTGTATGTAGGAACAATCTTGTTTACATGTATGCATGCGTAGTTGTGTACAAGCTATTGTCTGATCCTTAATACAAGAGACCAAAGCATTCTCTCGTGGAGTGTCATATCAGTCTCTATATAATTACAGTCTTGGATGTTAAATATCACAGCGCAACGTTCTCAGGGAAACTATACATAATGTAATTTTCCATTGTCTGTTGTATCTTACTTTTTCCTCAGGGTGAGTTCGAGTCATACTGCTAGCCTGATACTGAATCAAGTAAGGCACAAGGTCTGGTCCCAGTTTCATGTAGGCCCCCCTGTTGCAGCCCACTTCACACTAGTTGGAGGCAGAGAATGGGGTGAGGACATGTTGTACAGAAGTAAACTATACATAATTACCATACAGTGTAAAGCAGTGTTTTAGTTAGTTGCACATGTACCAGAAACCTCTTGTACTGCACTTCCAAAGCAGACACATTTAAGTTGACTCAGGTAAGTGAGAAGCTTTACATCTCTTAACTCTGCAACTCCTCCCGTCTGCCAAGTGAGATAATACCATAGTGTGGGCCTATGCCATGATAAGTCAGTGGGCATATTAGCATTATGGGCCTAAAGAGATGTAGCTTTAAAAATACCCCATTACCAAGCCCAGGAGGTTCTTCCTGGCTACATACTGTAACCTGACCAGGGTCCATATCCACAgtttctcagagtaggagtgctgatcttggatcagttttgccttttcaatcataatgaataatatcatatggagagatcctagatcagcactcctactctgagatgctttctgGATACCGACCCAGGACAAACTCTGAGCCAAAGTTATAGCTTATAACGAGGGTCTAGAATCTTTCATGATccggtcacatggtcaggaaaaactcttggGCTCGGCTCAGTAGTGCTGATCTGatgtcagttttgccttttagatcataatgaataagattatatggacaggtggGAAGTGATACTAGATCCACAATCCGACTTTGAGACACTTTTTGAATATGGGTCATGGTCTTACCCATCCTATGTAAACCCTTAGACATCTGTAGCCTGACTGTTCTCACCCTGCGGTTGTGGCAGAACTTGTAGCCGTCCTGCTTGCACCCATGGGAGCGGCTGATGAGCTGCATGTTGTGTCTGTTGAGGAAGCCCTGGGTGACATCTGGCCCCCAGGAGCAGCCTCCTCCCCACACCTCGCTGGGCACGCAGCCATTCTGAGGCATGGGGTCACTCCACAGCAGGTCCAGGATCTAATCATTTTTTTCAGATCCAAAGACTTTACAATAGGCAATtataagaaaaacaaaaacaacagtaaacaaatGACTGGTATATGGATATAAGGGGATATAGAGAAGACCatgtctgcatctcaaatggcactctattccctaaatagtacactacttttagcCAATGCTTATACccaatccacatcgacgggacagtagtggagaaggtggaaagttttaagttcctcggcgtacacatcacggacaaacgaaatggtccacccacacagatagcgtggtgaagaaggcgcagcagcgcctcttcaacctcaggaggctgaagaaattcggcttgtcaccaaaaacactcaaacttttacagatgcacaatcgagaacattctgtcgggctgtatcacctcctggtatggcaactgctccgcccacaaccgtaaggctctccagagggtagtgaggtctgcacaatgcatcaccgggggcaaactacccgccctccaggacacctacaccacctgatgtcacaggaaggccaaaaagatcatcaaggacaac comes from Salmo salar chromosome ssa20, Ssal_v3.1, whole genome shotgun sequence and encodes:
- the LOC106580041 gene encoding serine/threonine-protein phosphatase with EF-hands 2 — translated: MPQNGCVPSEVWGGGCSWGPDVTQGFLNRHNMQLISRSHGCKQDGYKFCHNRRCEVGCNRGAYMKLGPDLVPYLIQYQASSMTRTHPEEKCAEGGNIQPSRSCWNSCFHTSRTSSVPFKSLTKTKQAL